Proteins co-encoded in one Gossypium arboreum isolate Shixiya-1 chromosome 11, ASM2569848v2, whole genome shotgun sequence genomic window:
- the LOC128283971 gene encoding receptor-like protein 33: MASSICNLTSLTSLDLSKNNLDGTIPECLENLSSSLSTVDLGNNNFRRQIRENFAKGCMLKSFRINNNKLEGSLPRSLANCKDLNLLHVGNNNLNDTFPNWLENLDQLYVLILRSNRFYGQIDSFDVAVSLTRLRIIDLSCNNFSGYLPTNFFEHLHAIREEYEKKVEPKYMQQGFGKVFVNYASGLSITAKGLHKEFQIPLSIWTVIDLSSNQFSGEIPKILGELNLLIVLNLSHNCLIGPISSSLGHLSELESLDLSSNKQTRRKNSD, translated from the coding sequence ATGGCCTCCTCAATATGCAATTTAACTTCTCTTACGAGTCTCGATCTATCTAAGAATAATTTGGATGGAACAATTCCAGAGTGCCTTGAAAACTTGAGTTCTTCTCTCTCAACAGTTGATCTAGGGAATAATAATTTTCGTCGTCAAATACGAGAAAATTTTGCTAAAGGTTGCATGTTGAAAAGTTTTCGCATCAACAACAATAAATTAGAGGGGTCACTACCACGATCTTTGGCTAATTGCAAAGATTTAAACCTTCTTCATGTTGGAAACAACAATTTGAATGACACTTTCCCAAATTGGTTAGAAAATTTGGATCAATTGTATGTTCTTATCTTAAGGTCGAATAGATTTTATGGCCAAATAGATAGCTTTGATGTTGCAGTTTCCTTAACTCGTTTGCGTATAATTGATCTTTCTTGCAATAACTTCAGTGGCTACTTACCTACAAATTTTTTTGAACATTTGCATGCCATTAGAGAAGAGTatgaaaagaaagttgaaccaAAGTACATGCAACAAGGATTTGGTAAAGTTTTTGTGAATTATGCTTCTGGTTTATCTATTACAGCAAAAGGGTTGCACAAAGAGTTTCAAATACCATTATCCATTTGGACGGTTATTGACCTTTCTAGTAATCAATTCTCGGGAGAAATTCCAAAAATACTTGGTGAGCTTAATTTACTTATTGTCCTAAACCTCTCCCATAACTGTTTAATAGGTCCTATCTCATCATCTTTAGGTCATTTGTCAGAGCTTGAATCATTAGATCTCTCATCAAACAAACAAACTCGAAGGAAGAATTCCGACTGA